The Mauremys reevesii isolate NIE-2019 linkage group 1, ASM1616193v1, whole genome shotgun sequence genome has a segment encoding these proteins:
- the LOC120383975 gene encoding ecto-ADP-ribosyltransferase 5-like isoform X1: protein MTPITLELGIQGRHFSWLVLRFSWNFLPVPQVKMTFLLITVTYLCAYTLMDSIDAVMLVNCHPVLDMACNAFDDQYIGCTEDMENIIKSKLLQQEKSRHKLFNKTWEAAKNQWNMKKNLSLPVGFKDENGIAILAYTRGGNVPLYPEFNKAVREAGKSRAYYLKHFPFKALHFYLTRALQLLKRDCAEMYETEVYRGVRSLHFEPNRRGNMIRFGTFTSSSVNRSVAQKSGLDTFFTIRTCFGVRVENISYFRGEAEVLIPVYEIFRVSNFTKDKNSNMFVLHSTNQTFSRYNCAYIEGKKGRRCP from the exons ATGACCCCAATCACCTTGGAACTAGGGATCCAGGGCAGGCATTTCTCTTGGTTGGTGTTGAGATTCTCATGGAATTTTCTTCCTGTCCCCCAGGTGAAGATGACATTTTTGCTGATCACCGTGACTTACCTTTGCGCTTACACATTGATGGACTCAATCGATGCTGTAATGTTG GTGAATTGTCATCCAGTGCTGGACATGGCATGCAATGCTTTTGATGACCAGTATATCGGCTGCACAGAGGACATGGAAAATATAATCAAGTCTAAACTGCTGCAGCAAGAGAAATCAAGGCACAAGTTGTTTAACAAAACATGGGAAGCTGCGAAAAACCAATGGAATATGAAGAAAaacctctctctgcctgtagGGTTTAAGGATGAGAATGGAATAGCAATCCTGGCCTATACCAGAGGAGGTAATGTACCTTTGTACCCGGAATTCAACAAAGCTGTGAGAGAGGCTGGTAAATCCCGAGCTTATTATCTCAAACATTTCCCATTCAAAGCCCTTCATTTTTATTTGACCAGAGCGTTGCAGCTCCTGAAGAGAGACTGTGCTGAGATGTACGAGACGGAGGTGTACCGGGGAGTCCGTTCTCTCCACTTCGAACCCAATAGGAGAGGTAACATGATCCGGTTTGGGACATTTACCTCTTCATCTGTAAACAGGAGCGTAGCTCAGAAATCTGGCTTGGACACATTCTTCACCATCCGGACCTGCTTCGGGGTCCGCGTTGAAAACATCTCTTATTTCCGAGGTGAGGCAGAAGTGCTGATTCCAGTCTATGAGATATTTAGGGTGTCCAACTTCACCAAGGACAAGAACAGCAACATGTTTGTCCTCCACAGCACAAACCAGACCTTCAGCCGTTACAACTGCGCCTACATAGAAG GAAAGAAAGGGCGACGGTGTCCCTAG
- the LOC120383975 gene encoding ecto-ADP-ribosyltransferase 5-like isoform X2, translating to MTFLLITVTYLCAYTLMDSIDAVMLVNCHPVLDMACNAFDDQYIGCTEDMENIIKSKLLQQEKSRHKLFNKTWEAAKNQWNMKKNLSLPVGFKDENGIAILAYTRGGNVPLYPEFNKAVREAGKSRAYYLKHFPFKALHFYLTRALQLLKRDCAEMYETEVYRGVRSLHFEPNRRGNMIRFGTFTSSSVNRSVAQKSGLDTFFTIRTCFGVRVENISYFRGEAEVLIPVYEIFRVSNFTKDKNSNMFVLHSTNQTFSRYNCAYIEGKKGRRCP from the exons ATGACATTTTTGCTGATCACCGTGACTTACCTTTGCGCTTACACATTGATGGACTCAATCGATGCTGTAATGTTG GTGAATTGTCATCCAGTGCTGGACATGGCATGCAATGCTTTTGATGACCAGTATATCGGCTGCACAGAGGACATGGAAAATATAATCAAGTCTAAACTGCTGCAGCAAGAGAAATCAAGGCACAAGTTGTTTAACAAAACATGGGAAGCTGCGAAAAACCAATGGAATATGAAGAAAaacctctctctgcctgtagGGTTTAAGGATGAGAATGGAATAGCAATCCTGGCCTATACCAGAGGAGGTAATGTACCTTTGTACCCGGAATTCAACAAAGCTGTGAGAGAGGCTGGTAAATCCCGAGCTTATTATCTCAAACATTTCCCATTCAAAGCCCTTCATTTTTATTTGACCAGAGCGTTGCAGCTCCTGAAGAGAGACTGTGCTGAGATGTACGAGACGGAGGTGTACCGGGGAGTCCGTTCTCTCCACTTCGAACCCAATAGGAGAGGTAACATGATCCGGTTTGGGACATTTACCTCTTCATCTGTAAACAGGAGCGTAGCTCAGAAATCTGGCTTGGACACATTCTTCACCATCCGGACCTGCTTCGGGGTCCGCGTTGAAAACATCTCTTATTTCCGAGGTGAGGCAGAAGTGCTGATTCCAGTCTATGAGATATTTAGGGTGTCCAACTTCACCAAGGACAAGAACAGCAACATGTTTGTCCTCCACAGCACAAACCAGACCTTCAGCCGTTACAACTGCGCCTACATAGAAG GAAAGAAAGGGCGACGGTGTCCCTAG